CATGGTCGCTACGAGTCATCCGGCGGCGGTGCTCGCCGGGCTCGAGGCGCTGCGCGCCGGTGGGAACGCCGCCGATGCGGCCATTGCGGCCAACGCCATGATCGGCCTGGTCGAGCCGATGAGTTGCGGCATCGGGGGCGATTTGTTCGCCATCTACTGGGATGCCAAGACGCAGAAACTCTACGGCCTCAACGCCAGCGGGCGCAGCCCCTATGACCTCACGTTCGAGGAGTTCGAAAAACGTGGTCTCCAGGAAATCCCCGGCGACGGTCCCCTGTGCTGGTCGGTGCCGGGCTGCGTGTCGGGTTGGGAGGCGCTGCGCGCGCGCTTCGGGACGAAATCGTACGCCGAGCTGCTGGCCCCTTCGATCGAACTGGCCGAGCGCGGCTTCCCGGTAACCGACATTATCGCCGTGGCCTGGATGTACACGGCCAACGGTTTGCGCCGCTGGCCCGATTCGGTGCGGACGTACCTGCCCGACGGCAGGCCGCCGCGCGAAGGGGAGCTGTTCAAAAACGCCGACTTGGCGGCGAGTTATCGGCAACTCGCCGCGGGCGGTGCCGACGCGTTCTATCGTGGGCCGATCGCGCAGCAGATCGTGGCCTTCAGCCAGGCCAACGGCGGGTTCTTCTCGGCGCGCGACTTTGCCGAACACACGAGCGATTGGGTCGAGCCCGTCTCGACCAACTATCGCGGCTACGACGTTTGGGAGCTGCCGCCGAATGGCCAGGGGATCGCCGCGCTGCAGATGCTCAATCTACTCGAAGGGTATGACCTCAAATCCCTGGGGCCCGACGGACCCGAGTGGTGGCACCTGTTCCTCGAGGCCAAGAAGCTGACCTTCGCCGATCGCGCGACGTACTACGCCGATCCGGCGTTCGGCGCGCTGCCCGTGGCCGAGTTGATCTCGAAACCTTACGCCGAGCGGCGGCGCGCGCTGATCGATCGGCAGCACGCGGCGCTGAGCTATCCGCCGGGCGATCCCAAGCTCGAACGATCGGACACCATCTACTTGACCGTCGTCGACAAGGACCGCAACTGCTGCTCGCTGATCCAGAGCAATTTTGCCGCCTTCGGCTCGGGCATGGTGCCCGGCAAGGTCGGATTCGTCCTCCAGAATCGCGGCGAGTTGTTCGCGCTCGACCGCGAGCACCTGAACCGCTACGAGCCGCACAAGCGGCCGTTCCACACGATCATTCCGGCGATGGTCACAAAGGACGGCCGCCCCTGGTTCAGCTTCGGCGTGATGGGTGGCGACATGCAGGCGCAGGGGCACGTCCAAGTGCTCGTGAACATGATCGACTTCGGCATGAACCCTCAGGCCGCCGGCGACGCGGCGCGGATCTGCCACTCGGGTAGCCCCACGCCAACCGGCCAGCGCGGCGCCGCGAACGGCGGCACCGTGCACGTCGAGCCGGGCATCTTGCCGGCCACGGTCGACGCCCTCAAGGCCCGGGGCCATCACGTCCTGACGGGCAGCCGCGGCACTTTCGGCGGCTACCAGGGAATCCTGATCGATTGGGACCACGGCACCCTGCACGGCGCCAGCGATCCCCGCAAGGACGGCTGCGCGCTGGGCTACTGACGCCCGAAGCGCCGCCGTTGCTTGAAGCCTGCCCGCTGCCGCGCTACGATTGGCGGCCCGCAAACCACTTTTGCGCACAACGCGTTCGTCACCCGCATCGACAGCCGA
This window of the Pirellulales bacterium genome carries:
- the ggt gene encoding gamma-glutamyltransferase → MYANLRGPQSLAAAIVGLALGTCSMSAAADPAKVVRVGPGYDRPALNPFQSRSVSIAERGMVATSHPAAVLAGLEALRAGGNAADAAIAANAMIGLVEPMSCGIGGDLFAIYWDAKTQKLYGLNASGRSPYDLTFEEFEKRGLQEIPGDGPLCWSVPGCVSGWEALRARFGTKSYAELLAPSIELAERGFPVTDIIAVAWMYTANGLRRWPDSVRTYLPDGRPPREGELFKNADLAASYRQLAAGGADAFYRGPIAQQIVAFSQANGGFFSARDFAEHTSDWVEPVSTNYRGYDVWELPPNGQGIAALQMLNLLEGYDLKSLGPDGPEWWHLFLEAKKLTFADRATYYADPAFGALPVAELISKPYAERRRALIDRQHAALSYPPGDPKLERSDTIYLTVVDKDRNCCSLIQSNFAAFGSGMVPGKVGFVLQNRGELFALDREHLNRYEPHKRPFHTIIPAMVTKDGRPWFSFGVMGGDMQAQGHVQVLVNMIDFGMNPQAAGDAARICHSGSPTPTGQRGAANGGTVHVEPGILPATVDALKARGHHVLTGSRGTFGGYQGILIDWDHGTLHGASDPRKDGCALGY